The Dreissena polymorpha isolate Duluth1 chromosome 4, UMN_Dpol_1.0, whole genome shotgun sequence region ATACATGGATGCTTGTTTAAGGGGGGGgggaataataaaaacaaaatgacccGGTAAAACAAACATGTGTTTGTGGAATTGGATTTGTCTCTTTGGAACTTACCGGTATGTGAGtgttaaagaggccttttcacgtttggtaaattgataaaaatttaaaaaagttatctcagattcgcaaatttttagttatgatatttgtgaggaaacagtaatactgaacatttaacatgatctgcaatatccattatatgaatcttttgacgatttaaaaacctgaaaagtataaagcgttgcaacgcgaaacgattgaataatttggagagttctattgttgtcgttatattttgtgatactacgaggattgcttatataaagtttaaaatacatcactcattgcatgagcaaggatggccgagtggtctaaatgattgacttttactccaggagtcagtggttcgagatcagtggagagttacttttttttcctttttttaattgtattcttgtttgtttttttaatgaagatttttagatctcatgtttacatttatcaatataaagcatttaatgacaaactttaatacatgccaaaatctgtgaaaaggccctttaacaATTGGTTTGGCGAATGAAGTCGGTCTTACACGAATTTATATTGCTATGCACACATTTTTGCATGTCATATTCCGATGGAGAAAATAAATTAAGATTCTCGGCGAAAGTGGCATATTACTATCGAATtaacgacggacatcatatatgAATTAAATTGCATGTTCCCATACATGATGGAGCGTAGGTCTTtgatacatatttattaataacgTACTCAGTaaatgtatgtcacggaaacaaGTGTTTCGAAATCGGAGATCAGTCCACtcacaaagaaacaaataatcgaataaaaatggaaaaaacaacaaatgacaATGGATAAATTAAGAGATTAAATCATGAAAGTAGTGAGGGTTTATCGGTTATGATTGCCAATGTGGTTAATTATCTTCCTTACTGAATAATATCAATTTGAAGGCATTGGAAAAGGTGAACTAACTGTGCAACTGCCATCTCAAAAGTTTTGCATGTTTCTGAAACGCTTTCGACGCAATCTGAAATGTCGCGAATGACATAGACAATAGGTtgtctgtatgtgtgtgtgtggggggaggggggggcggAAGTAACAACGTATCATAATCCTCCTTGCCACAACTTCTGTAATTTTGATAGTGCAGTTTTGTGGCATTTGCAGTCCGATTGGCGCACTTGTACGCGCTTCACAACTCCGGCGCATTTGAGTTTGTTGGTGATCACCATACCGGCCAGATCCCTAGTGTTGTAAACGGTTTATAGCACGGCGACGCAACACAATGCAATATATTTGAGTACAAACTTAATCGCAGGAATTACTGAAGCCGTTCAGAACTCGTCCTAATGTTCTCGAAattcatttgttgattattttGGAGAGCTGTGGCACACACCGATAGTCACATAATTATTCCTCAGGCACGAAAGGATTTTGTAAACTTCGAAATACTCAAATACTCACGCGAACTAGTGTCACGCTAGTATAATGATACTTCGATAACGTATGACACTTCGATTCCagagaaaaacaacaaacacGTCTGAGAGGTGAgtttaatagtattttttttaaattaagtccTAGAGATTAGTTTTTTATATAAGAGACATGGTCGAGAtaataaatggtgtatccttctGTATTTTGAAGAAAGAATTTCACGGAAGAATTCCTTCGAAAATAATCTTGAACTGGATGATCAGTGAACATTAACAAAAATGACAAAGTATTGCAAGAAATTgattgctattccagcatgtattGTAATCAAACTAATcattgtgcttcaaatactgaaattttgattgtAGTccatgaaatataaacgaagatatgCATAATTCCCGATTCCCGATTAAGACACTTCGAATAACggagattttcaataaattgggCGCTCTGATATCCGAGTTTTATCTAATACTTAAAATGCGTGTATTAATATTATGACTATGCGTTCCaaagtgtttgctattccagcatgtagattAATAATGTGCTTCAAATGCTGAaatttttaaaattcaatgaaATATGAATGAAGGTATTCAATTTCCACTAGCTTGTATgcatgatgttgatgttgttgatactttgattcccgagaACCGTTAACGGACACGTCGGATAGCGGGGATCAAAAAAAAATGGGCACTCAGATATGTTGTAGACCGGCGAGAGTACCGGTGAAGTACCAGGGAAGCAGACATCGAGAGGAATGTATATAAGCTTAAACTTAACAATCAATTCAAGATAAATTGAAACTTCACGCTAAAATGATAAGATTTTAATCCCAAATATGTCGTGTCTTAATTGAATTTGCGATGAAAATCAATATCATAATAATATTCCTAAGGGGTTAAACAACTTAAGCAAAGGttgattgtttttcaatttacaCCAGTACAGAaagtattgcctgcttactatatcAGTATTCCGCAGCGAATGTTGCATGTCGGGTTCAGTTAAAAGAGTGTGTACTTATTCTGGTAAAAAGTGTCCAATAATCGGGAACAGAAGAGCGATGTcttaaaacataagaattttatCAAATACGTTAGTTATCTACACATTTAATATCTTGTAACATACATAGATACATATTGATCTTCATTTCTAATAGTAAGCACGttcctgattttttttattttgttgaaatacatgtatctacTAATCATCATATTCATGCTGATTTTCGAATGGAATTGTATCGTGTTCGTCATATAATCATCCGTTCTCGTCATATAATCATCCAGAtattatcgaagtgccatccgtaatcGAAGTATCCGCATGAGCCCCGTGTAGTGTTGTTGGCCTTTACGTTATACATTGGGTGTTTTTGTGTACGTCTGATTTTACACCAACACAACCCATCCACATTTAGTCAAAAAGCACAGCTATTATTAGTTATTATATCCAATCATTGACAAATTCGTATGATCAATATGCCTGTAGTTTTAACTTTACTTCTCTTAATGTACAGATACACTCTCGTTAATCTGAATCCTAATCTAACGATAGATATCATAGTATCCTAATCTAACGATAGGTATCATAGTATCATAATCTAACGATAGGTATCATAGTCTCATAATCTAACGATAGGTATCATAGTATCCTAATCTAACGATAGATATCATAGTATCCTAATCTAACGATAGGTATCATAGTATCGAAGAACTGTTTATTTCTCTTCACTCTGAATGCATTTCGACTTTACTTTTTCTAATGGCACGCACacaaaatgaaatacaaactAACACGAAACAGAAAATACAGTTatacataatagtaataattttTCAAGTTGCACTTGCTCGTCGTctgaattattaaaattaaacaggAAATGCGAACAAAACGGCGCCATCTGAACACTATCGCGCTTCTAATCCGGACTGTAGGGGGCGCCCTAACCAGAGTTAGGCGGCATGCACTGACAGCGGTTATTCTTCAGCAAAACTGGCTTCCAGACGCCGAAACACTTGGTGCTGGCGCAAGGATGCGGCCTGAAATCAGTGCACAAGTATAACAAAACATAGTCGCCAtcaaatacattattattattgttattacaatgatgatgatgatgatgatgatgatgatgatgatgatgatgatgatgatgatgatgatgatgatgatgatgatgatgatgatgatgacgatagtagtagtagtagtaatagaagtagtagtagtagtaggaggaggaggaggaggaggaggagaagaagaaggaggaggaggaggaggaggagttaACAGATGATAATTTATTGCAATTTCACATGTTTGTTTGACTTGCTTATAGTTACATGTAAAAAATTGTGTGTATGCAACAGGTCTTGCAgacagttttaaatacataaaaaaacttTGCAAAAATACACAAGCACTCGAAAAGCAAAGAAAAAATCACACACCCTACCACAAATTATCTGTACGCAATTCTTAGGTACACACGAGTTTTAACTCACATTGgtttcgtcgtcgtcgtggttTCCGTTGTTGTCGTCGTTGACATAGTGGTAGTGGTCGTCGTCGGCTCGGTCGTAGTGGtgctcgtcgtcgtcgtcgtcggtgTCGTCTCATCGATCACCTCGGTGTCGACGCCGTCAGTGCCCGTGCCGTCTAGGATGCCGGGTACCGCAATGAGGTCGATGTCAGAGTCCTCCTTTTCTTTTCCCTTGAGGATGAGGTCGGAGCCCACGAGCTGCTCGAACAGCTTGTCCAGGTCGATCTCGCCCGTCACTTCCGTCTTCAGCGTGCACCTGTCGAACGCAATGGAATGCTATACAACGTGGATCATGTAATCTATTTCAAAAACGCTCAGTACGTGTAATATATAATATGACAAATAGCCTTAACATGGCGGTCATAATCGCGCAACCTAAGGATGGTAAAAGTTAATCGAACACGTTTTGAACACTTTTTGTGCCTTGAAAAACTGTCTAGTTCATTGAGATTTACCCATAAGGCTATCGCCAACCAGAAAATTTGTAAGTTCGGTAACGGTGGATAGTGCGAGATAAAGGAGATATTTACGAGACGACCTTGGTTTTAAGAACCTGTTGTAAGCCATCTCGATTTAACGTATCATGGAAAGCAAATTTGTAAGTTATGGTAGAGTCAGGGATCGAACCTGCGACCCATGAACAGTCTATTGAACATTTTTCTAAAACAACAAATGTTTCTGACGCGCGTTGCTAGGTGACTGGCACATACTTGCACGTGGTCGTACTGAAGTACGACGGCTCGGGACACGAGACGGTGTTCCGGTTTGGGCAGATACAGTCGCACTCGGAGTCGTCCCAGATCTGCGCGCCGCTGCATGTGCCCATCAGCGCTTGACGCTCCGGGCGACACACACAACGGCACTTCCGGTCCTCGTAACTGaaagtatatttttgttttaaatttttacCGATTTCGTACCGGTGTCAACTCAATACTAATATGTTTTCCATTTGTTAATTTCTTATTACTTGTAAACTTAGTTGCCCAAACTATCATTTTGAGGTCGAATCCACATTTGACACCATGGTATATCAGTCCCGATCCGTTTAAATGGGACTCCATACATTGGTTATGCAGGGGTTTAAAGAATGTATCTAAAGTTGGGGCATTCGTGCGGATTGGCTTGGCACTGCGTGTCACCGTGACTTAGCGCATGCGCACTAGGTATAGGATGGAAACGCATGACACGTGTACACTTACACCTGGTACTTGTGGCACTCATGTGACTTGGTCTTGCACTGGGCATCACACTGCGTGTGTTCTATCACCGTGACGACGCGCGTGCCCATAAACTGGAACCGGTGAGCCCCTGGGTACGGCAACCGGGTGTCGAACACCTTGGGGTAGAACAAGAGAGAAGGTCCAATAAGTACTTAACACGTGTAAAGTCTTGCGTCAAGAAAACTGAGGTCAAATTGTACACTTGTATCACTTTTTGCACTATTCAGAAATATGAGTAAGTCTAAAATAATGATTGACTAATATGTAAGATGAAATCAGAGTCGGTATAATGGTGTGGGTAATTGTAAAGTGATCTCACTCTAAGATACTTCTCTTGTGTCGCCGTCGGTTCGCAAGAAAACACGTCGCTCGTGCAGCATCCTCCGCACCGTTTGACACGTGTGCACGTGGGGAACACGGTGATATCCGGGTCCTGGTGGCGCGGAATGGCAATCGTCATCTCACGGGGGTTGCACGCATCAAACAGGGCTATCTCAGCAGCGGCTAAGGTAGAGAGCATTACGACGTAAGTAACGTATGTTTTGTCTACAGCCACACATTTATCTCGTTTAccgtatatatttatatatttaaaaatactatTAGTATTAGCTTGGTACTGCCTGTGTCTAAGTATTGTCGTCTTGATAATTGTTTTGAAGGGGCTATGGTAGTGTCCGTTGTGCCGCGATGACGATGAAGGTGGTTGTTGTAGTATTTGTTGTGTACATCGTTAGTGTTTTGTCTACGTTTGGTTTATAGTACTGCTGAATGGCAGACATGAATCGTCAACATAAAGTAACTGGTCAACGTCACGCTGAAAAAAATCACATTCAAGGAACCGCTATATTGAAACTCAAAACTGAATAGAGAATATTTGTGAATAGAGAATACAAGTTTTTGCCCGATCGTTGTAAACTATATCAGGGAGGCTTATAATTAAAGATAAGTGATGCTTGCCGAGCCGTtcttttattcgtgccgagcccgATACTCccagaagaagaagaaaaacgtGCGGATTCACGTAAGCAATGTCTTTGACAACTAAAGATGTGTTTATGTAACCATGGCGACCTACCTCCTGTAACCACCATCTTGCCGTTCGCTTCGCCCTTCTCCACTGTCGCGTTAAGCACTGAAAAAAACATGGGCGACTATCTATACCATCATCTACCTTAAAATGGATAAgtcattttatgtttaaataagtttataCATATCTTTGTGGTTAGTTGTTGTCGTTCATAACCAAACATAACAACTAACCACAAAGATATGTATAAGTGTTAACGGCATTAAAGAACCAGTCGATCGATTAATAGGTCGGTTGGTGTATGTTCAAGTGCCCGTTTCCATCCCCTCATTATTTTTTAGTGTttagtgtgttgttgttttttttcgcaaTTACAACCAAACATAATGTTTTCGACATGATACTTTCATGTTTAATGTATTATAGCCTTTTAACGTTTGTAAACGAAGCGAATCAAGCAAATATTGTATAGAAAAATATTAACCAAGTTCGACAACGTTTTATCGAAAACATCGTATGAATCCACATTATATATTCCGTCGTCAATGACTCAATAAAGAAATAAGTCTTATTTTGACGCCGTGAAAACGCAGAAGGACTTAAAGCATTGTATCACAGACTCAGTCAAGAAGCATTGCGTATTTTAGTGAACGTGTGTTCATTCACAGGCTCAGTCAAGGGGCATGGTGTTTTTCAGTGAACGTGTGTTCATTCACAGGCTCAGTCAAGAAGCATGGCGTTTTTCAGTGAACGTGTGTTCATTCACAGGCTCAGTCAATAAGCATGGCGTTTTTCAGTGGACGTTGGTTCATTCACATGCTCAGGTAAGAAGCATGGCGTTTTTCAGTGAACGTGGGTTCATTACAGGCTTAGTCAAGAAGCATGGCGTTTTCAGTGAACGCAGGTTCCATCGCAAACTCAGTCAAGGGGCATGGCGTATTTGATTGAAGGTGGGTTGCAACGATGAAGCGAACAATAGTATGAACTATAGTGCACCGTTCTCGGAAAATGGGctaaatttatgtgcgtaaagtgtttcccatattagcatgtgtggtatgcacaggcaaatcagggacgacacatttagCTCTCAcatcatttttcgtttaaagaaagtatcttttaaaaaaaaaatacactctTTGCGGAaattgtagtccctgattagcccattgGGAGTACACAgactagtctgggacgacacttcatgcacgaACATAAAGGCCCTCTCTTAACCGATTGCGAAATTTCTGATTAATATCAACAATCACTGAACATAACGGCAAAAACGTATCGTTATTTATTACACAAGATACGCGCTTCCGGACAAAACTGAAGGACTTCCGGTAAACGCGAACTTACTCGCTTTGCAGTCATCGGAGTTCATGAACTGACACAGGAAGTCCTCTGGGTTCGAGTTCTTCACCCTGGACAGCTCTAACTGGAAGTCCTCGTCAGGCTGAAACCAAACTACAGATTTACAAAGGCTATTAAAACGGTCGGTTATTGGACAACGAAGTCTTAAAATTCCTTACCTTAAGGACATAGTTTATATAAGAAGACGTtataattttacatgtatgtttgttttgagttttttttccggtttaatatgtttacaaaaatacCCGGTACACCATCGTGCGTATTATATGTGTTCCTGAAAGGTTTCTACGTTTCATTTTTGGTATGTAAAGAATGATTTACTGTGAatgatttttaaacataaaaccaCGCTTGTATGTTACAAAATAAAGCATATACACTTTTAAAGAAAAGCATTTCATTCCCCAACCAAACATTTTCAGGAACCATATTCCATTAAAATATGCTAAGGACTGTCAACGATTGTGTCACTTATTTAAAACCAACATTCCTTAAATTTCCTTGAAACTATATTTTTAGTGCAAACAAGAAACGAAACGTCTTAGCGCAACtttcgttaaataaagcggctgacATTATTGGGATGTGGTCCGAATGTACGGATATTGGACCCCTGATTTGCCAATATTCTATTGATAAAGCTGACCTCCGTATCAATGCTTAATGTATAATGTTCTTAGAAACATGTCCAATAAATTCCATAATAGTGTCGACTTTGTGACAACCGTTGGTTTTTGGGATGATGAATGCCAATGGGAGCATGTTTAAAAACGAACGTCTCGTCCCAAACGGCCAGTTGAATGATGTCTCATTGATTTGTTTGGCCAGCCGAAATGTAGCCAAGTCATCCAAAGTTCAAGCGGCTTGCATGGCAGGAAATTTACATTCATATTGAATGTATATCCTATCATCGACCGACTGTCATACATGTCCACCGAGTTCAAATACATGTCTTCACGTTATACAACCCGGTCTTTCGTGCGTTCGTTAATTTACAGCATTAAATCATCGTACACGTTTAAAACGTATGAAGAAAGAGGAAAGAGCATCTaccatttcaatttaaaatacacatgCAGTATTTTCCACTAGATTGAAATCAGAACTCTGCACATTAAGGGATAACGATATTGTCTTTTGGAAGTACATGGAAATCCAAAGAGTTTCCAAAAT contains the following coding sequences:
- the LOC127876556 gene encoding uncharacterized protein LOC127876556 isoform X2; protein product: MNSDDCKAMLNATVEKGEANGKMVVTGAAAEIALFDACNPREMTIAIPRHQDPDITVFPTCTRVKRCGGCCTSDVFSCEPTATQEKYLRVFDTRLPYPGAHRFQFMGTRVVTVIEHTQCDAQCKTKSHECHKYQVYEDRKCRCVCRPERQALMGTCSGAQIWDDSECDCICPNRNTVSCPEPSYFSTTTCKCTLKTEVTGEIDLDKLFEQLVGSDLILKGKEKEDSDIDLIAVPGILDGTGTDGVDTEVIDETTPTTTTTSTTTTEPTTTTTTMSTTTTTETTTTTKPMPHPCASTKCFGVWKPVLLKNNRCQCMPPNSG
- the LOC127876556 gene encoding uncharacterized protein LOC127876556 isoform X1, giving the protein MILKLAAIALALTLVQCFEPDEDFQLELSRVKNSNPEDFLCQFMNSDDCKAMLNATVEKGEANGKMVVTGAAAEIALFDACNPREMTIAIPRHQDPDITVFPTCTRVKRCGGCCTSDVFSCEPTATQEKYLRVFDTRLPYPGAHRFQFMGTRVVTVIEHTQCDAQCKTKSHECHKYQVYEDRKCRCVCRPERQALMGTCSGAQIWDDSECDCICPNRNTVSCPEPSYFSTTTCKCTLKTEVTGEIDLDKLFEQLVGSDLILKGKEKEDSDIDLIAVPGILDGTGTDGVDTEVIDETTPTTTTTSTTTTEPTTTTTTMSTTTTTETTTTTKPMPHPCASTKCFGVWKPVLLKNNRCQCMPPNSG